Proteins encoded within one genomic window of Nitrospina gracilis 3/211:
- a CDS encoding transporter, translating into MMRKIFFGHILTALLVAATPLWAAEPSPIVTDRPGQSDASSVVAPGTLQIETGYFLTHDDDGGHATTHLLPEPLFRLGVLEWLELRFFLDGYIAQDVTGGPDASGFGDGNIGTKFYFWGPEGLRPEFALDWGVALPFGDDEVSRQRYDPFVRLLFTNVITKRFSITYNLGAEWNTTTLASGARETLGAYTYTFSPAYVLTPEWSVFAEVFGSVPMDPADDAHTFNGGVLWLITPDWQFDLSAGVGLNDAANDLFIRAGLSTRWGNLF; encoded by the coding sequence ATGATGCGTAAAATATTTTTTGGACACATCCTGACCGCCCTGTTGGTGGCAGCCACACCATTGTGGGCGGCGGAACCTTCCCCCATCGTCACCGACCGTCCGGGGCAATCCGACGCGAGCAGTGTGGTCGCACCCGGAACGCTTCAAATCGAAACGGGTTATTTCCTGACCCACGACGATGACGGCGGACATGCAACCACTCACCTCCTTCCGGAACCGTTGTTTCGTCTTGGTGTGCTGGAGTGGCTGGAACTGCGTTTTTTCCTGGACGGTTACATAGCGCAGGATGTCACCGGCGGTCCCGATGCCTCCGGCTTCGGCGACGGCAATATAGGCACCAAGTTTTATTTCTGGGGTCCCGAGGGCTTGCGGCCTGAGTTCGCCCTCGACTGGGGGGTGGCCCTGCCTTTTGGTGACGACGAGGTGTCGCGCCAGCGTTACGACCCTTTTGTGCGCCTCCTCTTTACCAATGTGATCACAAAACGCTTCAGCATCACATACAATCTGGGCGCGGAATGGAACACCACCACCCTGGCAAGCGGAGCGCGTGAGACGCTGGGCGCCTACACGTATACCTTTTCTCCTGCATATGTGCTAACACCGGAGTGGAGCGTGTTTGCGGAAGTGTTCGGTTCCGTGCCGATGGACCCGGCGGACGATGCACACACCTTCAATGGCGGGGTGTTGTGGCTGATCACGCCGGACTGGCAATTCGACCTGTCAGCCGGTGTGGGACTGAATGACGCGGCAAACGACCTGTTCATCCGGGCCGGACTTTCCACCCGTTGGGGGAACCTGTTCTGA
- a CDS encoding glycosyltransferase, with protein sequence MQESLRKDYPLVMVGAPGWGTERLQAVIRSYHHPEELFYLGYVEEDDLPFLYSGAYGFVYVSVYEGFGMCLLEAMASGVPVLTSNQSALPEMGNQTALLTNPLNLNSLTANLERLIRDDDFRSNARLMGPEKTRNYSWESSAREMAQILCRISETVS encoded by the coding sequence CTGCAGGAAAGTTTGCGAAAGGATTACCCGCTGGTAATGGTGGGTGCACCGGGGTGGGGCACCGAACGCCTGCAGGCGGTGATCCGGTCGTACCACCACCCGGAAGAATTGTTCTACCTGGGATACGTGGAGGAGGATGATCTGCCGTTTCTTTACAGTGGAGCGTACGGATTCGTGTACGTGTCGGTATACGAAGGATTCGGCATGTGCCTGCTGGAGGCCATGGCCAGCGGCGTACCGGTGCTGACCTCCAACCAGTCCGCCCTGCCGGAAATGGGCAACCAGACGGCATTGCTGACCAATCCCCTCAACCTGAACTCCCTGACGGCCAATCTGGAACGTTTGATCCGGGATGATGATTTCCGGTCCAACGCACGGTTGATGGGACCGGAAAAAACCAGAAATTATTCCTGGGAGTCCAGTGCTCGAGAAATGGCGCAGATATTGTGTAGAATTTCTGAAACCGTTTCCTGA
- a CDS encoding glycosyltransferase, with protein MKLIVNTEILTPPLRGIGNYLFHLLQGLNSQATMGTVMCFNGSDRLLTIDEVTDNLKVTSLNPEAIACRESLCEAPREAIDARFRELTRPHTDALYLEPECLFRPFEGRTVPIFYDLSPIQHPEFHRQAYCTMMQTYAPACLERAAHVFTVSEFTRSEITSAWGLPREMITIIPPGVSPVFRPRQPEEVEVVRAKYNLPTHYLLTVGTLEPKRTRPT; from the coding sequence TTGAAACTGATCGTCAACACAGAGATCCTCACGCCTCCATTGCGGGGTATCGGAAATTATCTATTTCACCTCCTGCAGGGACTGAACAGCCAGGCGACAATGGGGACGGTGATGTGTTTCAACGGCTCCGACCGGCTGCTGACGATCGATGAAGTCACCGACAATCTCAAAGTCACCTCCCTAAATCCGGAAGCCATTGCATGCCGCGAGTCGCTGTGTGAAGCCCCCCGCGAGGCGATCGATGCCCGGTTTCGGGAGTTGACCCGGCCGCATACCGATGCATTGTACCTGGAACCGGAATGCTTGTTTCGTCCGTTTGAAGGGCGGACGGTACCCATTTTCTACGACCTGTCGCCAATCCAACATCCCGAGTTTCACCGGCAGGCCTACTGCACGATGATGCAGACCTACGCCCCCGCCTGCCTGGAACGGGCGGCACATGTCTTCACGGTGTCCGAATTCACCCGTAGCGAGATCACTTCGGCGTGGGGTTTGCCCCGGGAAATGATCACCATCATTCCTCCAGGTGTTTCGCCCGTTTTTCGTCCGCGCCAACCCGAGGAGGTGGAGGTGGTGCGTGCCAAGTACAACCTGCCGACGCATTACCTTCTGACGGTCGGCACGCTGGAACCCAAAAGAACCAGACCAACCTGA